A DNA window from Setaria viridis chromosome 2, Setaria_viridis_v4.0, whole genome shotgun sequence contains the following coding sequences:
- the LOC117842192 gene encoding uncharacterized protein, translating to MTSPSSHHPDTSSASSTPRAGAGNGGNNHLHPPPLPPVPAPTPAAQAHWGPQVRLMCSFGGRILPRPGDRQLRYVGGETRIVSFPRTAASFATLVAALAKVAPALFAPGVPRPSLKYQLPPDDLDSLISVSSDDDVDHLMDELDRLHDETAAVARPPRLRVFLFAPAPDAAFGSVLSGTAGDAASTDQWFVDALNAPAPHPIERGRSEASSIISEVPDYLFGLDTASDEPSPGPAASRTKSDAAETPRQHGDEDDALAPARQAPYVAEGASPWPAPPPPYMAQPVYYFPVPPPVHYLDPSAQGGYMPRPVYHIVGGGGSEVPGGDLHTAGGVYGVPHHMQPFPPMMYAPPRAVVYTAEGKPLQPPEGGAQSS from the coding sequence atgacGTCGCCGTCCTCGCACCACCCGGACACGTCCTCGGCGTCCTCCACCCCGCGCGCCGGGGCCGGCAACGGCGGCAACAACCACCTccatccgccgcccctcccgccggTCCCCGCGCCCACCCCCGCCGCGCAGGCGCACTGGGGCCCGCAGGTGCGCCTGATGTGCAGCTTCGGCGGCCGCATCCTGCCTCGCCCGGGGGACCGCCAGCTGCGCTACGTCGGCGGGGAGACCCGCATCGTCTCCTTCCCGCGGACCGCGGCCTCCTTCGCAACCCTCGTCGCCGCGCTTGCCAAGGTGGCCCCGGCCCTCTTCGCCCCGGGCGTGCCCAGGCCGTCCCTCAAGTACCAGCTGCCCCCCGACGACCTCGACTCGCTCATCTCCGTCAgctccgacgacgacgtcgaccaCCTCATGGACGAGCTTGACCGCCTCCACGACGagaccgccgccgtcgccaggCCGCCCCGCCTCCGCGTCTTTCTCTTCGCGCCCGCGCCCGACGCCGCCTTCGGCTCCGTCCTCTCGGgcaccgccggcgacgccgcctcCACGGACCAGTGGTTCGTCGACGCGCTCAACGCCCCCGCGCCGCACCCCATCGAGCGCGGCCGATCCGAGGCGTCGTCGATCATCTCCGAGGTCCCCGACTACCTCTTCGGCCTCGACACCGCGTCCGACGAGCCcagccccggccccgccgcctcccgcaccAAGTCCGACGCCGCGGAGACTCCGCGCCAACACGGCGACGAAGACGACGCGCTGGCTCCCGCGCGCCAGGCGCCGTACGTCGCGGAGGGAGCGTCGCCGtggccagccccgccgccgccgtacatGGCGCAGCCCGTGTACTACTTCCCGGTTCCGCCACCGGTCCACTACCTCGACCCGTCTGCGCAGGGCGGCTACATGCCTCGACCGGTCTATCACATTGTCGGTGGCGGAGGAAGCGAGGTGCCCGGCGGAGATCTCCACACGGCCGGCGGCGTCTACGGCGTCCCACACCACATGCAGCCGTTCCCGCCGATGATgtacgcgccgccgcgcgcggtcGTTTACACGGCGGAGGGGAAGCCGTTGCAGCCTCCGGAAGGTGGGGCCCAATCTTCTTAG
- the LOC117842604 gene encoding cyclin-D6-1, with amino-acid sequence MATGDWELREEDASEYEFDLENPFTSPADEPIASLLEAEGHHAPSVSAAASAARRDAAGFISKVRFGGELAVNPRVAYLALNYVDRFLSKNQLPCEQQPWAPRLLAISCLSLAAKMQRVAAFSIADIQRDEEFMFDAVTVRRMERVVLDALEWRARSVTPLAFLGFFISACYPPPRHPLQVAAVKARAVDILLRAQPEVKMAEFSPSVAAAAALLAAAGEVTAANLPVFQAGVAACPFVNSDKLRECGEVLAAACGVGPGRAAASADTPVTVLGHHRSASSASESDWTVGSAANGGDAKKRCMGPPSQWG; translated from the exons aTGGCGACGGGGGACTGGGAgctgcgggaggaggacgcctcCGAGTACGAGTTCGACCTCGAGAACCCCTTCACCAGCCCCGCCGACGAGCCGATCGCCAGCCTCCTCGAAGCCGAGGGCCACCACGCGCCCTCCGtctccgccgcggcctccgccgcccgccgcgacgccgccggctTCATCTCTAAG GTGCGGTTCGGCGGGGAGCTCGCCGTGAACCCGCGCGTCGCCTACCTCGCGCTCAACTACGTGGATCGCTTCCTCTCCAAGAACCAATTGCCG TGCGAGCAGCAGCCGTGGGCGCCGCGCCTGCTCGCCATCAGCTGCCTTTCCCTCGCCGCCAAGATGCAGCGCGTCGCAGCCTTCTCCATCGCCGACATCCAG AGGGACGAGGAGTTCATGTTCGACGCGGTGACCGTCCGTCGCATGGAGCGCGTGGTGCTGGACGCGCTGGAGTGGCGCGCGCGCTCCGTCACGCCGCTCGCCTTCCTCGGCTTCTTCATCTCCGCCTGctacccgccgccgcggcacccgCTACAGGTCGCCGCCGTCAAGGCGCGCGCCGTCGACATCCTCCTCCGCGCCCAGCCCG AGGTCAAGATGGCGGAGTTCTCGCCCtccgtggcggccgcggcggcactgctcgccgccgccggagaggtCACCGCCGCGAACCTCCCCGTGTTCCAAGCCGGCGTCGCCGCCTGCCCCTTTGTAAATAGC GACAAGCTGCGAGAGTGCGGTgaggtgctggcggcggcgtgcggcgtcgggccggggcgggcggcggcgagcgcggacACGCCGGTGACGGTGCTCGGTCACCACCGCAGCGCCAGCTCCGCCTCCGAGAGCGACTGGACCGTCGGATCGGCGGCCAACGGCGGCGACGCGAAGAAGCGCTGCATGGGCCCACCATCGCAGTGGGGTTAG